The Mangrovibacillus cuniculi sequence TGGAACCTTCCACCATCGTAGAAGACGATTCAGCTATTGGCCAAATGTGTACAGATGTTTTTGGACCAGGTTGGGGCTCCTTTAAAATTGCTCACATGTCCACAAGTGACAAAGTTGGAATTGAATTATTCGAGTTTGCTACAAATGAAAAGCCTGAGAATAACTTTGAATATTGGAAAACAGGCATTTTCCATTTCTGTGTTCAAGATCCTGATATCGAAGGACTAGCAAAGAAAATAGTGGATGCTGGTGGCAAACAAAGAATGCCAATTAGAGAGTACTATCCTGGAGAAAAGCCTTTTAAAATGGTTTACTGCGAAGATCCATTTGGGAATTTAATAGAGATTTATACGCATAGCTACGAATTAACGTATTCGGAAGGAGCGTACTAATGATGAAAGCGTTACTGTTAGAAGATAAAGGTAAATGGGAACAAATGAAAGTAGGAGAAACGGACAAGCCTATTCCAAAGGTAGGAGAAGTGCTAGTGAGAATGAAGGCTGCTGGTTTAAACCCTGTTGATTACAAAACGGCAACTGGTGGCATTCCAGCTTGGAATTATCCACATATCTTAGGTGTGGATGGAGCAGGAGTAATTGAGGAACTAGGAGAAGGTGTAGATACTTGGAAAGTAGGAGATCGTGTTGTTTTCCACAGTGACATGACAAAGAGAGGGAATTACGCAGAGTATAATGTGACAAGTGCCCATACAATTTCTCGTATCCCAGATGAAATTTCTTTCGTTGATGCAGTGGCACTTCCTTGTGCAGGATATACGGCTTATCAAGCATTATTTTATAAGTTACACATCCAAATGGGAGACAGTATCCTAATTCATGCTGGTGCTGGTGGAGTTGGTGGATTTGCCATTCAACTTGCAAAACAGGCTGGTTTGACTGTTATCACAACAGCTTCATCGGAGAATCACGATTATGTAAAATCTCTTGGAGCGGATTATGCCATTGACTATCGTGAACAAGACTTTGTACAAGAAGTGATGACAATGACAGAAGGACTTGGCGTTGATCATGTATTAGACGCTGTTAACCGAGAGAACGCAGATAAGTCTGTCAAAGCATTAGCTTTTAACGGACAAATTGCCTTCATTGCTGGTCCGCCAGATGCGAATGCCAATATTCGTTTTGACCATCCGCTTTCATTCCACCAAGTAGCTCTAGGTTCTGTTCACGGTTCAGGTAACTTCCGTCAACAACAAACATTGCAAACAATGGGAGATATCATGCTTGAGATGGTGCAAAAGGGAACGTTGAAAACACTAGTGGAAAAAGAAGTTACACTTGAAGAAGTACCTGCTGCGTTAAAACAATTATCTGAGCGTCATGTTAAAGGAAAGATTATTGCTACAATAGATTAAGTAGAGAACCGCCTAACTTGTTTGGGCGGTTTTCAGTTGTTGGTTACTAATTAGATAGAACTTGCTATTATAGTGAATGGGAGGGGTTTGATGAAATTGATTGGTGTTGAAATGGATAAAGAAACACGGTGTAAACATTACCATTCAGAAGTAGATCGTATTGCAATAAAGTTTGCTTGTTGTGAAACCTATTATCCGTGTTATAAGTGTCATGAAGAGTTAGTGGATCATAAACCAATTAGAATGAAGTTGAGTCAGGGGAATGAGTTGGGAGTTTTGTGTGGAGCTTGTTATACGGAATTAACCATAAATGAGTACTTACATGCAAATAACCAGTGTCCAAAGTGTAGTAAATCTTTTAATCCAGGGTGTAAGTTACATAATGATCTATATTGGGAAGATGACTTATAAGTGCTAATGGTGAAGCACACCAAGGGATGCAAAAAGGAAGAACTATTTTTGTCCCTTGGTATCGAATCACACAACTCGTACTAGTATTTCTACTTTTTCGTTACATCCTGATATTCTTTCGTTGATCCATCTGAATAAACGATCTCTAAGTCAAAGTTCGTATAGTCTTCTGGCAGATTAAAAATGTTTAAAACCTCTGCAATGACGTCCTCTGTTTTTGTAGATTGATCAAACGTTAACTGGGTAAAATACGTTTCTAATTTCCCGTATGCTTCATCACTCTCCAGCATTTCTTGCTTTAAATCGTCTTCAATCACTGCTTCCATTCCTCTTGCTTCATTAACATATTCTGCTTCATAGCTGTCATTACCATATTCAACATCTAGATCAAAACTAGTAAAATCATAAGGACTTTCTGATTCGGGAATTTTATCTTCACCTAATGCCACTCTTTCATCTTCCTCTAAAGGTGCCTCTGAATTAGGTTCCGTAACTTTGTCACTATCGTTACCACATGCGCTTAACAATGTATAACTACACAGTAAACAGACCAGTAAAAATTTCTTCAAACTACTCACTCCTTTTCCCCTAAGTATTTCCTTTTGTAAACAAAGTTATTACAAATACTGATAATGGAGTGGCTCACAATAATTTGGTACACTGATAGATATGGAGAGGAGCGATTACATGCCCGTTAAGATTAAAGTATTTTCAGATTTTGCTTGTCCATTTTGTTATTTAGCTGAAGCACCTTTGAAAGAAGCGATAAAAGGGGAGTCGGTAGAAGTAGAATGGATGCCATTTGAATTAAGACCTTTACCGCACCCTACATTGTCTTCTAAAGATCCGTATATACAACAAGCTTGGAATGGTTCTGTTAAACCATTAGCTGAACAATTAGGTGTTAAAATGCTTTTACCAGATATGGACCCGTTACCCCATACCCATTACGCTCATGAAGGATATCAATTTGCGAAAACACAAGATAAAGAAACGGAATATGTGGAAGCTGTTTTGAAAGCTTTTTGGGAGAATGGTTTGGATATTGGAAAAATAGACATTTTAGCGACTATCGCAGAGGGTATTGGTTTATCAAAACAAGAATTTACAGACGCCTTGACTAATCGTACGTTTAAACAAAGTCACGAACAAGCGCTTCAATATGCCTATGGAGAAGCTAATATAAAAGCAGTACCTACGTTCTTTATTGGTAATCGTCGTGTACAAGGATTACATTCAGCTACACAATTGAAAGAAATTATTAAACAAGAAGCGAATAGTAGTACACAAGATTTGCAAGGATTAGCTTGTGAACCTGGAAAGGACTTCTGCTAAAATGTACTTAACTGTTGAGGAAACAGCAGAGTATCTGTCATTGGCACCTGAAGTAATAAAGTACTTAATTCAGGAAAAGAAAATCAGAGCATTGTTTGACGGAGAGCAGTATATTATTTATAAAGATCAATTTGATACGCACTTAGAACAAGTAGAATTAATCAAGAAACAAATAGAAGAGTATCTATCAGAACCAATATCAGAAGACATTGATATAAAAGATGAAGACTAGAGGGTATAAGCCTTTTAGTCTTTTTTTGTTCCGTGACCAATAACAACTTATCGTTAGCCACGTGATGTAGCTCGCTCTTAGCTGAGTTTCTATTATAGCCAGCATTTTATTTAGTCCAACATGTCACGTGCACTGTTATGTCGAATTATGTAGTAATTTGACTTATAATGTAGCCTTTTCTAATAAATAACGTGTATAATAAGGAGGATTAAGGGCTTATTTAGTAAAGTGAAAGAAGAGTTTAGGAGGCAGGTCGTTGAAACAACAAAAGATTGGCACATGGTTATTACTTATAGGAAGTGGAATTGCTGTAACGTGTTTACTTCTCACAGCAATTTACGTAATAAAGACAATGAATTCCGTTAACCATGAAAAAACTAGCAATAGAACAACGACTGTTACTATATTAACTACTGATGTCATAGCAGATCAAAGCTGGGGAAGTCTAGCATATAACGGAATGATAAATATTCAACAGAACTTCGAAGTGGATACAGAAATTAAAAGTGAACTTTCTGATGAGCAATCTATAGAAAACGCAGCAATTGATGCTGCTGAAAATGGTTCAGACATTATCATTGGACACGGAAGAGAGTTTTCTACTATTTTCAATCAGGTTGCAAGCAATTACAAAGATACTTTTTTCGTTACCATTCACGGAGATAGTAAGCATGAAAACCAAGCTGTATATACATATGATCAAGGAGAAATGGAATATTTTGCAGGTATTGCAGCTACTTTGGTGACGAAGAGTAATAAAATTGCCTTAATAGATGCGTATGAAGCTAGAGAAAAAAATCCTCAATTTGAGCGGGCGATTAAAGAATATGCACCAGAAGCGGAGTTTTCCTATGTGGTAGTAGACAGTAGAGATGATGGAGAAAAAGCGTTAACGTTAATGAATGAGCTCTTAGAAGAGGGATATGATGTTTTTTATTCAAAAGGCAACGGTTTTAATCGTGAAGTGATAAAAAGAGCGATAGAAACAGACACGTTTGTGATTGGTTATTTAGATGACCAATCTTATATGGGAAAGTCAAATGTTATAACTAGCGTAATGAATGATGTCCCTTCAGCTTATTTAGCTATCATGAAGGACTATTTTAGTGATACTGGCATCAAAGCTGGGAAAAAGATATTAACAGAGGATGATGGTGTGTACCGCTTAGCTGAATTAGGTCCAATGTTGACGGAAAAAGATAAGCAATTTATTGCAAAAGAAAAAGAAACATTCTCTCAATGAAAATAGAAGGTGGCGAGCAAAATGAAAAATTGGTCTTTTAGAAACCGTATTTTGTTCACTCAACTTTTCATCATTTGTATATTTAGTGGATCCTCCTTATTTTTAGTCTACACAATAGGAGATGTTCATCAAGTTTCCCAATCTATCCACGACGAACGCTTACCTGAATTATCTTTATACTCCAAATGGACAGAAACACTACGTGCAAGGAAGGCAATAGTGCGAAATTATATCCAAGGAACGAATCAACATACTGTTATCTCAAATTATGAGAGTCTTATTCATTCGCAAGGTATGCCTTTATATATTCCATCAAGTCTAGCTGGAGTGAAAACGGATATTGAAAGATTAGATTTTTTAATGATTAACAACGTAAAAGGGTTAATTCTTTATAATAATAATGAAGCGGCAAGAGAATTCTTATTAACTGAATATATTCCCCTTTTAAACGATATTATTGCTGAAGTAGATAGAAGACAATTAGCGGCACTAAGTCTACTCTCCGATCAGTCTAATTCTATGGAAGATAGCATTTATCACTCACTTTGGTTGCTATTTGTATTAACGGCAGTAACAATAGCTGGATCAATTCTATTCGCTTATCGCATTAGTCGTCACTTAACAAAACCGGTAGAATCACTTGTTACGCAAGTGGATACCATAGCATCTGGGAAGTACGGTTACACGATAAAGTCACTAGAGCAGATTGAGTTGAATCAACTAGCGCAATCCATCAATCACATGTCAAGTGAGCTAAAATCCTCTTTTACAAAAGTGGTAGAATCGAGGAATTATAGAGAACAAATGGTTAATTCGTTACCTATTGGAATTGTCACTATTCTAGATAATGAATCTACTATTTCTTTAAACAAAGAAGCGCAAGAAAAATTATCTTTCTTAGATAGAGATATACACACTATCCATCCAGAAGATCTACCTGATGAGAACTATGACTTTTGGTTGCTGTTTTTTTCAAAAAGTGCTTTTCAGATGAAGAAACTAGTTATGGATTTACCAATTGGTCATGAAGTTTGGCTAGTTTCACAAGTTCATTTATTAGATCAAAATGACAAAAAAATTGGTAGACTGCTGTACTTTATTGATGTGACAGAGTCTACTAAGCTAGAAGAAAGAATGAGGCAGTCAGAGAAACTGGCATCTGTTGGAGAGATGGCTGCAGGTGCTGCTCATGAAATCAGAAATCCGTTAGCGGTTATTCATGGCTTTTTAACCATAATGGAGCAATCTTTTTCAGCTGAAATGCGAAACGAATATTATTTACCTTTAATTCAAAAAGAGATTAAACGAATTAATTTAATTATTGAAGAGATGTTGTTACTGGCTAAACCAGGGGCTCCAATAATGAGGAAAAGTAAAATTATTGATGTCCTGAATGAACTGATTCCGTTATACGATATGGAACAAAATGTACAATTTCAAATAGATATATGTGATATGGAATTGTACATCGATCCAAAGCAAATGAAACAAGTTTTTCACAACCTTTTCCGAAATTCATTAGAAGCTATGAATACCAAAGGGACAATAAGTATTTGGTCAGAACATTTAGATGGTACTTATAAAGTATTAATAAAAGACAATGGTCCGGGAATGTCAGAAGAAACCATCCAAAAAATGTTTGAACCATTTTATAGTTCGAAGGAAAGTGGTACTGGGTTAGGTCTTACAATTATTCAGAGAATTATGGAGAACCATGATGGAAGAATTGAATTACAAGAGTCTAACCATCAAGGTACTACTTTTGTGTTAGTCTTTCCGGTTTAAAAAGTGCCGATGACCATTTCGTCATCGGCACTTTTATTTATATCAGGAAAAATTAACTGCTTAATTGGTTGGTACGTCGATATGTTGCATCAGTTCTGCGTCAAATAACCCTCTATTAGTCAGTTTTATCCTTGGGATAACAGGAAGACAAAGGAACGATAATTGATGAAACGGATTTATCGCTTGTGTTATTGGGAAATGTAGAAGCGCTTCATGAAGCCTGTTTAACTCTCCTATTACGGTTTCAATTGGTTTACTGCTCATCAAACCAGCAATATCAAGTACGACAGATGCTATTACTTTTCCATTATCCACTAAAACCAATCCACCATTCTGTTGAACAACTTGTTCAATCGCAATCTTCATATCGTCATCATTCATACCGACAGAAACAATGTTATGAGAATCATGGGATACAGATGTTGCCAAAGCTCCAGACTTTAATTCAAAGCCTTTTACAATCCCAACGCCAACTTGATTCGTTCCATGATGTCTTTCCACTACAGCGATTTTTGCAAGACCATCGTCTTTGGTAGGAATAAAGACATCATCTCCAACGTTGACTGGTAAATGAAGCTTTTCCGTAAGGAGAGAATGATGTTTCATTCCAATAACATTTGCGTTCTTACACCCTTTCATAGGGAGGGTGAGCATTTCTTTCCTAAAGTTTCCTATATTAATAGAAGGGAGAGGGGTAGATAAATGGTTTACTGGACTTTCTTCCAACAACATATATTCTCCATCTTCAGCAACTAGTTGCCCATCTTTCCAGACTGCTTTCACAGACATCCAGGAGTGAAGTCCATCTACAAGTACTAGATCCGCACGATACCCGGGTGTAATAGCTCCTCTATCTTTTAATCCAAAACAAGTAGCAGCATTGCGCGTAGCCATTTGAATGGCAGTAATAGGGTCAATGCCTAGCTCAATGGATTTTCGAATATGAAAATCAATACTTCCTTCTTTCACTAATTCATCTATGTGCTTGTCATCTGTGCAAAATAAAAACTGATGAGATGTTTCCGGTGTAATGGCTGGAAGTAGAGATGCCAAATCTTTGGCACCGGTTCCTTCTCTAATCATGACATGAAAACCTAGTTCAATTCGTGCCATTGCTTCTTGCATAGTTGTAGCTTCATGGTCTGTATTGATTCCGACTGCTCGATAGACACTTAACGCAGTTGAAGAGAGACCCGCACCATGGCCATCTATTGTTCTTTGCGCGTTGTGAGCGTCGACAATCTTTTGAATCATGTCTTCTTCTGCATGATGAACAGCAGGATAATCCATGACTTCTGCCAAACCTTGTACAGACGAATTCTCGTAATAATTGTATAAATCAGTAGCAGTTAGTTTTGCACCATTGTCTTCAAAAGGTGTTGCTGGAACCGAAGAGGGTAGGCCAAAACGAATGTCTAGCTTAGCATTTTTTGCATCTTCCATCATAAAATCAATTCCAGCTTTCCCAGCTACATTTGCTATTTCGTGGGGATCTGTTATAACAGTCGTAACGCCGTGTGGTAATACTGCTTTGGAAAAAGAAGAGGGTGTCACAAAGCTCGATTCTATGTGGACATGTCCATCAATAAATCCAGGTACAAGGTATTGTCCTTTGGCGTCATAGGTGTTTTTCCCTTGGAAGTCTCCAATTCCAGCAATGAATCCATCCACTATTGCAACGGAACCTTTTTGTATTTTTCCGTTCCAAACATTGACGACTTTGGCGTTTGTAATCACTAGATCTGCTAATTCTCTTTTTGTAGCAACTGCAATTCTTTTTTGTAGATTTTTCATAGTTGTCATGTAAAGTCACTCCTTGTATTTTCAATGAAATGACTCTATTGGTGATAAAAAGGATACAAAAAAACCCTAGTTTACAAGAAACTAGAGTTTGACAGCGAAAAAGTTGCTAGTTTGTCTTGAGTTGTAGTGAACAAAACAAACTCTCTCATAAAAGAGTGGAGCAACAATTCTCGTAGTCAAACCATTTACGGTAGTTTGGTAGAAACTTTTGGACCATATCTCCAATATTATACGAGTCGATATTTGCTATTTAATGATACATATTACGTGCTTCTGTTTGGTATGTCAATGATTTTTTATGCTGATGAAAAGGGTGTTTCTAGCTCTTTGGAAGCATGAGTGGTATAGGAGAGGGATTAGGTACACAGAAGGAAGCGCCAGCGGTATAGCAGAAGAGAGGAAAACGGGTTTAGGTATATCGGAGGAAGCGCCAGCGGTATAGCAGAGGAGGGGAAAACGGGTTTAGGTATACCGGAGGAAGCTGCCGCGGTATAGCAGAAGAGAGGAAACCGGGTTTAGGTATACCGGAGAAAGCTGCCGCGGTATAGCAGAAGAGAGGAAACCGGGTTTAGGTATACTGGAGGAAGCGCCAGCGGTATAGCAGAGGAGGGGAAAACGGTTTTAGGTATACCGGAGGAAGCGCCAGCGGTATAGCAGAAGAGGTATATAGGAATTCAGGTATACCGCAAGAAGCTCTAACAAATCAAAAAAAGTACACACAAGCCTAGCTTGTGTGTACGAATCAAACTTACAATAAACTACAACGCTCAGAATCCCAATCAAGCCACTCTTTCGCTTGATCCACTTCCTCACGTGTTAACTGATGTCCGCCAGGTTGCCACTTCAATGTTACGTCAGCGCCAGCAGACTTTAATAATTCATTTAGTTCCTCCGTTTCAGCAGGAGCACAAATTGGATCATGCTTTCCTGCTCCAATAAACACCGGAGTGCTCTCCAAGTTCGGCAGCTCAACGCCTCTTCGTGGAACCATTGGATGGAACAGAATCGCTCCAGCTAACGCTCGCTCATAGTGGAACAACAAGCTCCCTGCGATATTTGCTCCATTAGAATACCCAACTGCTACCATGTTCTCCCTGTTAAAACCATATTTCTCGGCTGCTTCATCAAGAAAATCATACAGCTCTTTTGTGCGGAAGATTAAATCCTCTTCGTCAAAGACCCCTTCTGCCAAGCGGCGAAAGAAGCGAGGCATTCCGTTTTCCGACACATTTCCTCTAACACTCAACACCGAAGAATCAGGTGAAATCATTTCAGCAATCGGAAGTAGGTCATGCTCGTTACCGCCTGTTCCGTGAAGAAGTAATAAAACGGGTGCGCTAGCATCTTTACCTTGTTGAAAAATATGTTTCATAAGTTAAGTCCTCCTACTTATTCAGGTTTTGTATTTAAAGGCTTTAAACGTGCTTCGATTTCTTTTCGACGCCCCTCTAAAAATGGAGGTAGGGCAAGTGTTTCACCTAAATGTTCGAACTCTTCGTCTGTATCGAATCCTGGATCGTCTGTTGCTAATTCGAACAGAATTCCATTTGGTTCACGATAATAAAGGGAACGGAAATAGAATCGATCTACGAAGCCTGAGTTTGGAATACGTACTTCTTTAATTATTTCAATCCACTTTTCCAACTCTTCCTTATTTTCTACACGGAAAGCAACATGATGTACCCCACCTCGTCCTAGACGCTCTGCAGGGAGATCATTACGCTCTTCAATGTGAATTTCTGCGCCAGATCCACCTTCACCAGTTTCTAAAACTATGACATCTGGTTGACCGGCAACATCACTAGGGTAGCGACGGTTTTCACGGAATCCCATCACCTCTTTCATTAAAAGAAGCGTATTATCTGCAACTGGTACAGTTAAATGAATGGGGCCTAAACCAACGATTCCAAACTCTTGCGGTACAGGGCTCTTTTCCCATGGAGTCCCGCCTGCTACTCCAGTATCTTTTTCATCAGAGACTAAGATTAAACGTTGTCCTTCTGGATCACGGAAACGTAAGCTTGCTCTTCCAGTACGATGATCAATTTCTTCATGTAGTACTTCTAGCTTTTCAAAACGTTTTTTCCAATATGCCAATGCAGCATCAGATGGAACTCGTAAAGAAGTAGCAGAAATACTGTTGTTCCCTTCATGGTTGCGTCCTGCCATTGGTATTTCAAAAAAAGTTAAGCCGGTACCAGGATTTCCACGCTCATCTCCATAGTATAGATGGTAAACGCCTACGTCATCTTGGTTCACGGTTTTCTTTACTAAACGAAGTCCCATCACGTCTGTGTAAAAGGATAAATTCTTTTGTGCATCAGCTGTTAAAGCAGATAAGTGATGAATTCCTTTCATTGTTGCCATATTTTATTCCTCCATATCCATTTGTAATTTTTTTAATAAGGTGTGAAGCTGCTTCCGTTCTTCTTTCGTTAAAGCATCGAACTGTCCTATCTGAAACTCTTCTTGCTTTGGTACTACTTTTTCAAAAAGCTCTCTACCTTTTTCTGTTAAGGAGATGAACTTTGTTTTCCATTCTTGTGTACGTTGGATAAGTCCTAACTGCTCCATTTTTGATAGGAGATGAGTCATATTTCCTTTCGTGACAAGTAATTTATCAGCTAACTCTTGTTGGGATA is a genomic window containing:
- a CDS encoding zinc-binding dehydrogenase, with protein sequence MKALLLEDKGKWEQMKVGETDKPIPKVGEVLVRMKAAGLNPVDYKTATGGIPAWNYPHILGVDGAGVIEELGEGVDTWKVGDRVVFHSDMTKRGNYAEYNVTSAHTISRIPDEISFVDAVALPCAGYTAYQALFYKLHIQMGDSILIHAGAGGVGGFAIQLAKQAGLTVITTASSENHDYVKSLGADYAIDYREQDFVQEVMTMTEGLGVDHVLDAVNRENADKSVKALAFNGQIAFIAGPPDANANIRFDHPLSFHQVALGSVHGSGNFRQQQTLQTMGDIMLEMVQKGTLKTLVEKEVTLEEVPAALKQLSERHVKGKIIATID
- a CDS encoding BMP family ABC transporter substrate-binding protein → MKQQKIGTWLLLIGSGIAVTCLLLTAIYVIKTMNSVNHEKTSNRTTTVTILTTDVIADQSWGSLAYNGMINIQQNFEVDTEIKSELSDEQSIENAAIDAAENGSDIIIGHGREFSTIFNQVASNYKDTFFVTIHGDSKHENQAVYTYDQGEMEYFAGIAATLVTKSNKIALIDAYEAREKNPQFERAIKEYAPEAEFSYVVVDSRDDGEKALTLMNELLEEGYDVFYSKGNGFNREVIKRAIETDTFVIGYLDDQSYMGKSNVITSVMNDVPSAYLAIMKDYFSDTGIKAGKKILTEDDGVYRLAELGPMLTEKDKQFIAKEKETFSQ
- a CDS encoding ring-cleaving dioxygenase, which codes for MATMKGIHHLSALTADAQKNLSFYTDVMGLRLVKKTVNQDDVGVYHLYYGDERGNPGTGLTFFEIPMAGRNHEGNNSISATSLRVPSDAALAYWKKRFEKLEVLHEEIDHRTGRASLRFRDPEGQRLILVSDEKDTGVAGGTPWEKSPVPQEFGIVGLGPIHLTVPVADNTLLLMKEVMGFRENRRYPSDVAGQPDVIVLETGEGGSGAEIHIEERNDLPAERLGRGGVHHVAFRVENKEELEKWIEIIKEVRIPNSGFVDRFYFRSLYYREPNGILFELATDDPGFDTDEEFEHLGETLALPPFLEGRRKEIEARLKPLNTKPE
- a CDS encoding sensor histidine kinase; this translates as MKNWSFRNRILFTQLFIICIFSGSSLFLVYTIGDVHQVSQSIHDERLPELSLYSKWTETLRARKAIVRNYIQGTNQHTVISNYESLIHSQGMPLYIPSSLAGVKTDIERLDFLMINNVKGLILYNNNEAAREFLLTEYIPLLNDIIAEVDRRQLAALSLLSDQSNSMEDSIYHSLWLLFVLTAVTIAGSILFAYRISRHLTKPVESLVTQVDTIASGKYGYTIKSLEQIELNQLAQSINHMSSELKSSFTKVVESRNYREQMVNSLPIGIVTILDNESTISLNKEAQEKLSFLDRDIHTIHPEDLPDENYDFWLLFFSKSAFQMKKLVMDLPIGHEVWLVSQVHLLDQNDKKIGRLLYFIDVTESTKLEERMRQSEKLASVGEMAAGAAHEIRNPLAVIHGFLTIMEQSFSAEMRNEYYLPLIQKEIKRINLIIEEMLLLAKPGAPIMRKSKIIDVLNELIPLYDMEQNVQFQIDICDMELYIDPKQMKQVFHNLFRNSLEAMNTKGTISIWSEHLDGTYKVLIKDNGPGMSEETIQKMFEPFYSSKESGTGLGLTIIQRIMENHDGRIELQESNHQGTTFVLVFPV
- a CDS encoding alpha/beta hydrolase — encoded protein: MKHIFQQGKDASAPVLLLLHGTGGNEHDLLPIAEMISPDSSVLSVRGNVSENGMPRFFRRLAEGVFDEEDLIFRTKELYDFLDEAAEKYGFNRENMVAVGYSNGANIAGSLLFHYERALAGAILFHPMVPRRGVELPNLESTPVFIGAGKHDPICAPAETEELNELLKSAGADVTLKWQPGGHQLTREEVDQAKEWLDWDSERCSLL
- the ade gene encoding adenine deaminase encodes the protein MTTMKNLQKRIAVATKRELADLVITNAKVVNVWNGKIQKGSVAIVDGFIAGIGDFQGKNTYDAKGQYLVPGFIDGHVHIESSFVTPSSFSKAVLPHGVTTVITDPHEIANVAGKAGIDFMMEDAKNAKLDIRFGLPSSVPATPFEDNGAKLTATDLYNYYENSSVQGLAEVMDYPAVHHAEEDMIQKIVDAHNAQRTIDGHGAGLSSTALSVYRAVGINTDHEATTMQEAMARIELGFHVMIREGTGAKDLASLLPAITPETSHQFLFCTDDKHIDELVKEGSIDFHIRKSIELGIDPITAIQMATRNAATCFGLKDRGAITPGYRADLVLVDGLHSWMSVKAVWKDGQLVAEDGEYMLLEESPVNHLSTPLPSINIGNFRKEMLTLPMKGCKNANVIGMKHHSLLTEKLHLPVNVGDDVFIPTKDDGLAKIAVVERHHGTNQVGVGIVKGFELKSGALATSVSHDSHNIVSVGMNDDDMKIAIEQVVQQNGGLVLVDNGKVIASVVLDIAGLMSSKPIETVIGELNRLHEALLHFPITQAINPFHQLSFLCLPVIPRIKLTNRGLFDAELMQHIDVPTN
- a CDS encoding YusW family protein; translation: MKKFLLVCLLCSYTLLSACGNDSDKVTEPNSEAPLEEDERVALGEDKIPESESPYDFTSFDLDVEYGNDSYEAEYVNEARGMEAVIEDDLKQEMLESDEAYGKLETYFTQLTFDQSTKTEDVIAEVLNIFNLPEDYTNFDLEIVYSDGSTKEYQDVTKK
- a CDS encoding excisionase family DNA-binding protein, with amino-acid sequence MYLTVEETAEYLSLAPEVIKYLIQEKKIRALFDGEQYIIYKDQFDTHLEQVELIKKQIEEYLSEPISEDIDIKDED
- a CDS encoding DsbA family oxidoreductase, with protein sequence MPVKIKVFSDFACPFCYLAEAPLKEAIKGESVEVEWMPFELRPLPHPTLSSKDPYIQQAWNGSVKPLAEQLGVKMLLPDMDPLPHTHYAHEGYQFAKTQDKETEYVEAVLKAFWENGLDIGKIDILATIAEGIGLSKQEFTDALTNRTFKQSHEQALQYAYGEANIKAVPTFFIGNRRVQGLHSATQLKEIIKQEANSSTQDLQGLACEPGKDFC
- a CDS encoding lactoylglutathione lyase family protein, with product MTNVYPRAFSHIGLSVPNVEEAVAFYRDVLGWYVIMEPSTIVEDDSAIGQMCTDVFGPGWGSFKIAHMSTSDKVGIELFEFATNEKPENNFEYWKTGIFHFCVQDPDIEGLAKKIVDAGGKQRMPIREYYPGEKPFKMVYCEDPFGNLIEIYTHSYELTYSEGAY
- a CDS encoding CHY zinc finger protein is translated as MKLIGVEMDKETRCKHYHSEVDRIAIKFACCETYYPCYKCHEELVDHKPIRMKLSQGNELGVLCGACYTELTINEYLHANNQCPKCSKSFNPGCKLHNDLYWEDDL
- a CDS encoding MarR family winged helix-turn-helix transcriptional regulator, which produces MVRKSSEDRLGILLWYRLSRFYQQSVKHSNHYLKEYGLSISQFDVLVQVGTFDRLSQQELADKLLVTKGNMTHLLSKMEQLGLIQRTQEWKTKFISLTEKGRELFEKVVPKQEEFQIGQFDALTKEERKQLHTLLKKLQMDMEE